ATCTCGTGCAGCCGTTTGACCAGCATGACTGAACTGGCTGAACTTCCAGGCGAACTGTTTGTCTACAAGTTCGCTTCACTGGCGACGGTGCCGTTCGACTCGTTGGTTGCTATCGGGCAGTCCACCTTCTGGAATCTCGCAGCGACTCCGGATGAAGTCTCACTTGTGGCACCGGCGCTTGTGGTTGGCGACGATGTGCCTGTTGTTGGTCCTTGGATCGGCTTTCGGGTCTTGGGCAATCTGGACTTCGCGCTGACCGGAATCCTGGCAGCGCTCACCTTGCCATTGGCTGCTGCCGGGGTCAGTGTGTTCTCGGTGTCGACCTATGACACGGACTATCTCCTGGTGAAGTCGGCAACCCGGTCGGCAGCAATCGCAGCCTGGATGGATGCAGGTATTTCATGTGAGAGCTCCCAACCGGACTAGCGTGGGCCGTACATGATGACGCCGACGCCGACGAGGCAGATGGCAGCACCAATCAAGTCATAGCGATCGGGAGTGAAGCGATCGAAGACAATCGCCCAGGCCAGCGACCCGGCAATGAAGACACCGCCATAGGCGGCGAGCACCCGGCCGAAGTTGGGATCTGGTTGCAGTGATGCCATGAAGCCGTAGAAACCAAGCGACACCACACCAAGGCCTACCCAGATAAGGCCCTTGCCTTCCCGCACTCCCTGCCAGATCAACCAGGCGCCACCAATCTCGGTGATGGC
This window of the Actinomycetota bacterium genome carries:
- a CDS encoding ACT domain-containing protein; translated protein: MTELAELPGELFVYKFASLATVPFDSLVAIGQSTFWNLAATPDEVSLVAPALVVGDDVPVVGPWIGFRVLGNLDFALTGILAALTLPLAAAGVSVFSVSTYDTDYLLVKSATRSAAIAAWMDAGISCESSQPD
- a CDS encoding YnfA family protein, yielding MIARSIALFVLAAITEIGGAWLIWQGVREGKGLIWVGLGVVSLGFYGFMASLQPDPNFGRVLAAYGGVFIAGSLAWAIVFDRFTPDRYDLIGAAICLVGVGVIMYGPR